A single Vigna radiata var. radiata cultivar VC1973A chromosome 8, Vradiata_ver6, whole genome shotgun sequence DNA region contains:
- the LOC106772614 gene encoding uncharacterized protein LOC106772614, whose protein sequence is MGSEGSPAAVTTTVHVTGFKKFHGVSENPTETIVNNLMEYLKKKGLPKGLVIGSCSILETAGERVLDRLNNTLQSAITSKESESPSSNRIIWLHFGVNSGATRFAIERQAVNEATFRCPDETQWKPLKEPVVSSDGPITRIRKTTLPVEELTKILTSKGYNVMTSDDAGRFVCNYVYYHSLRFSEQNGIKSLFVHVPLFSTINEETQMQFAASLLGVLASSC, encoded by the exons ATGGGGTCTGAAGGTTCTCCAGCAGCTGTAACAACAACAGTTCATGTAACAGGTTTCAAGAAATTCCATGGGGTTTCAGAGAATCCAACGGAGACAATTGTGAATAATTTGATGGAGTATTTAAAGAAGAAGGGTTTGCCAAAAGGGTTAGTTATTGGGAGCTGCAGCATTCTTGAGACTGCGGGTGAAAGAGTACTCGATCGCCTCAATAATACATTGCAGTCTGCCATTACTTCCAAGGAGTCTGAATCTCCAAGTTCCAACAGAATTATCTGG ctGCATTTTGGGGTTAATAGTGGCGCAACAAGGTTTGCTATAGAGCGTCAAGCTGTCAATGAGGCTACATTCCGCTGCCCTGATGAAACGCAATGGAAGCCCCTG AAAGAGCCTGTTGTTTCTTCAGATGGTCCAATTACACGAATACGGAAG ACTACTCTTCCCGTGGAGGAATTAACCAAAATCCTGACAAGTAAGGGTTATAATGTAATGACATCCGATGATGCGGGCAGGTTTGTGTGCAACTATGTTTACTATCATTCCCTTCGCTTTTCGGAGCAGAACGGGATCAAATCTCTTTTTGTGCACGTGCCACTCTTCTCTACAATCAATGAAGAGACCCAAATGCAATTTGCTGCTTCCTTGCTAGGGGTACTTGCTTCATCATGCTAG
- the LOC106771502 gene encoding zinc finger CCCH domain-containing protein 3 has protein sequence MPARKYYCDYCDKQFQDTPADRKRHVNGIQHLQAKARWYDSFNQHHQQIPNPPLCFHFLNTGFCRYGHSCKYLHPTPSNTTQHAPIPSPGNVVGVSLGNLPPSLQPPPEAGYPHLPFVDWG, from the exons ATGCCAGCAAGGAAATATTACTGCGACTACTGTGACAAGCAATTCCAAGACACACCAGCTGATCGGAAACGACACGTTAATGGTATTCAACACCTCCAAGCCAAAGCTCGCTGGTACGATTCCTTCAATCAACACCACCAACAAATCCCTAATCCTCCCCTTTGCTTTCACTTCCTCAACACG ggtttttgccGTTACGGCCACTCTTGCAAGTACCTTCATCCCACTCCCAGCAATACTACACAGCACGCTCCAATCCCCTCACCAG GGAATGTGGTAGGAGTGTCATTGGGAAATTTGCCCCCGTCGTTGCAGCCTCCGCCGGAGGCTGGATATCCCCATCTCCCCTTTGTGGATTGGGGATAG
- the LOC106772110 gene encoding shaggy-related protein kinase alpha: MTSVGVAPTSGLREATGHGAAGVDRLPEEMNDMKIRDDREMEATVVDGNGTETGHIIVTTIGGRNGQPKQTISYMAERVVGHGSFGVVFQAKCLETGETVAIKKVLQDKRYKNRELQTMRLLDHPNVVSLKHCFFSTTEKDELYLNLVLEYVPETVNRVIKHYNKLNQRMPLIYVKLYTYQIFRALSYIHRCIGVCHRDIKPQNLLVNPHTHQVKLCDFGSAKVLVKGEPNISYICSRYYRAPELIFGATEYTTAIDIWSVGCVLAELLLGQPLFPGESGVDQLVEIIKVLGTPTREEIKCMNPNYTEFKFPQIKAHPWHKIFHKRMPPEAVDLVSRLLQYSPNLRCTALDALTHPFFDELRDPNTRLPNGRFLPPLFNFKSHELKGVPAEILVKLVPEHARKQCPFLGL; this comes from the exons ATGACTTCCGTTGGTGTGGCGCCAACTTCGGGTTTAAGAGAAGCCACTGGGCATGGAGCAGCAGGTGTTGATAGGTTGCCGGAGGAGATGAACGATATGAAAATTAGGGATGATAGA GAAATGGAAGCCACTGTTGTTGATGGCAATGGAACGGAGACCGGACATATCATTGTGACTACCATTGGTGGTAGAAATGGTCAGCCGAAGCAG ACTATAAGCTACATGGCAGAACGTGTTGTAGGTCATGGATCGTTTGGTGTTGTCTTCCAG GCTAAGTGCTTGGAAACTGGTGAAACCGTGGCTATCAAAAAGGTTCTTCAAGACAAGAGGTACAAGAACCGGGAGCTGCAAACAATGCGCCTTCTTGACCACCCAAATGTTGTCTCTTTGAAGCACTGTTTCTTTTCAACAACTGAAAAGGATGAACTCTACCTTAATTTGGTACTTGAGTATGTTCCTGAAACAGTTAATCGTGTGATCAAACATTACAACAAGTTGAACCAAAGGATGCCTCTGATATATGTGAAACTCTATACATACCAG ATCTTTAGGGCATTATCTTATATTCATCGTTGCATTGGAGTCTGCCATCGGGATATCAAGCCTCAAAATCTATTG GTCAATCCACACACACACCAGGTTAAATTATGTGACTTTGGAAGTGCAAAGGTTTTG GTAAAAGGCGAACCAAATATATCATACATATGTTCTAGATATTACAGAGCACCTGAGCTTATATTTGGAGCAACTGAATATACTACAGCCATCGACATCTGGTCTGTTGGATGTGTCTTAGCTGAGCTGCTGCTTGGACAG cCTTTGTTCCCTGGTGAGAGTGGAGTTGATCAGCTTGTTGAGATTATAAAG GTTCTCGGCACTCCAACAAGGGAAGAGATTAAATGCATGAACCCTAACTATACGGAATTTAAATTCCCACAGATTAAAGCACATCCATGGCACAAG ATCTTCCACAAGCGCATGCCTCCAGAGGCTGTTGATCTGGTATCAAGACTACTACAATACTCCCCTAACTTGCGGTGCACAGCT TTAGATGCTCTGACGCATCCTTTCTTTGATGAGCTTCGTGATCCAAACACTCGCTTGCCAAATGGCCGATTCCTTCCACcactatttaattttaaatctcaCG AACTGAAAGGAGTCCCAGCTGAGATTTTGGTGAAATTGGTTCCAGAACATGCGAGGAAGCAATGCCCGTTTCTTGGCTTGTGA